In one Tripterygium wilfordii isolate XIE 37 chromosome 22, ASM1340144v1, whole genome shotgun sequence genomic region, the following are encoded:
- the LOC119992245 gene encoding UDP-glycosyltransferase 13-like isoform X2 yields the protein MEVCRGSSITHPLREISAPPPAMSETGDLPPYPHVVLLPSAGMGHLTPFLRLAVSLVQHNCLVTLITTHPIVSQAESDHLSRFFSAFPQVSQKQFHLLSIDAKTADTSDPYWLLREALRRSVHLLSSLLSSLHPRPSALVFDMLVASSITPVAADLDLPNYMLFTSSAKMFSLFAYLPSNPDLAQSSEIRIPGIVPIPRSWIPPPLLNPDSLFSKIFMGDGKEVVNVKGVLINTFEGLESDTLDALTGGKVVSGLSPLSTVQLLPCEFERRESGAQLEWLNEQETESVVFVSFGSRTALSRDQIRELGEGLVKSGYKFLWVLKDKIVDKEEEESLDQVLGHELLEKVKEKGLVVKEWADQGEILSHKAVGGFVSHCGWNSVAESAWTGVRMLAWPQHGDQKINADVVERSGLGLWVKDWGWSGEEVVKGDDIAERIKEMMGSEQLKLQAKRVGEEARKAVGAGGSCENALKLLIREWKNNW from the exons ATGGAGGTTTGCAGAGGAAGTTCTATCACTCACCCTCTCCGGGAGATTTCAGCTCCTCCACCAGCCATGTCAGAGACCGGCGACTTACCTCCGTATCCTCATGTAGTTCTTCTTCCTAGTGCTGGAATGGGTCACTTGACGCCATTTCTTCGGCTTGCTGTTTCTCTCGTCCAACACAATTGTCTAGTTACCTTAATCACCACCCACCCCATCGTCTCACAAGCCGAGTCTGACCACTTGTCTCGCTTCTTCTCTGCTTTCCCTCAAGTTTCTCAGAAGCAGTTTCATCTCCTCTCTATTGATGCCAAAACTGCCGATACATCTGATCCCTATTGGCTCCTGCGAGAAGCCCTTCGTCGCTCTGTTCACCTCCTATCCTCTCTACTCTCTTCGCTGCATCCACGCCCCTCTGCTCTCGTCTTCGATATGTTGGTAGCCTCTTCCATCACTCCAGTAGCTGCAGACCTGGATCTACCAAATTACATGCTGTTCACTTCATCAGCAAAAATGTTCTCTCTCTTTGCATACTTGCCTTCCAATCCAGATTTGGCTCAATCTAGTGAGATTCGTATTCCTGGTATTGTACCAATACCCAGGTCCTGGATTCCTCCTCCACTTCTGAACCCAGATAGtctgttttcaaaaatattcaTGGGAGATGGTAAGGAAGTAGTTAACGTAAAAGGTGTTTTGATCAACACATTTGAAGGACTGGAATCAGACACCTTAGATGCACTTACTGGTGGAAAAGTAGTATCTGGGTTGTCACCATTGTCCACCGTTCAACTCTTGCCGTGTGAATTTGAGAGAAGAGAATCAGGAGCACAATTGGAGTGGCTCAATGAGCAGGAAACAGAGTCAGTGGTGTTTGTGAGTTTTGGAAGCAGAACAGCCCTGTCAAGGGATCAAATAAGAGAGTTAGGGGAGGGATTGGTTAAAAGTGGGTATAAATTCTTGTGGGTATTGAAGGACAAGATAGTTGAcaaggaagaagaggagagttTAGATCAGGTTCTTGGTCATGAGCTATTGGAGAAGGTTAAAGAGAAAGGATTGGTGGTGAAGGAGTGGGCAGACCAAGGAGAGATACTGAGTCACAAGGCAGTGGGTGGGTTTGTGAGTCATTGTGGTTGGAACTCAGTGGCGGAGTCAGCCTGGACCGGGGTGCGGATGCTGGCTTGGCCTCAACATGGTGATCAGAAGATTAATGCAGATGTAGTTGAAAGAAGCGGGCTGGGTTTGTGGGTGAAGGACTGGGGATGGTCTGGAGAAGAGGTGGTGAAGGGAGATGATATTGCAGAGAGAATCAAAGAAATGATGGGAAGCGAGCAGCTTAAACTGCAAGCGAAACGCGTTGGAGAAGAAGCAAGGAAGGCTGTTGGTGCTGGAGGGAGTTGTGAGAATGCACTGAAACTACTCATCCGTGAGTGGAAGAACAACTG GTAG
- the LOC119992245 gene encoding UDP-glycosyltransferase 13-like isoform X1: MEVCRGSSITHPLREISAPPPAMSETGDLPPYPHVVLLPSAGMGHLTPFLRLAVSLVQHNCLVTLITTHPIVSQAESDHLSRFFSAFPQVSQKQFHLLSIDAKTADTSDPYWLLREALRRSVHLLSSLLSSLHPRPSALVFDMLVASSITPVAADLDLPNYMLFTSSAKMFSLFAYLPSNPDLAQSSEIRIPGIVPIPRSWIPPPLLNPDSLFSKIFMGDGKEVVNVKGVLINTFEGLESDTLDALTGGKVVSGLSPLSTVQLLPCEFERRESGAQLEWLNEQETESVVFVSFGSRTALSRDQIRELGEGLVKSGYKFLWVLKDKIVDKEEEESLDQVLGHELLEKVKEKGLVVKEWADQGEILSHKAVGGFVSHCGWNSVAESAWTGVRMLAWPQHGDQKINADVVERSGLGLWVKDWGWSGEEVVKGDDIAERIKEMMGSEQLKLQAKRVGEEARKAVGAGGSCENALKLLIREWKNNWERVEW, from the exons ATGGAGGTTTGCAGAGGAAGTTCTATCACTCACCCTCTCCGGGAGATTTCAGCTCCTCCACCAGCCATGTCAGAGACCGGCGACTTACCTCCGTATCCTCATGTAGTTCTTCTTCCTAGTGCTGGAATGGGTCACTTGACGCCATTTCTTCGGCTTGCTGTTTCTCTCGTCCAACACAATTGTCTAGTTACCTTAATCACCACCCACCCCATCGTCTCACAAGCCGAGTCTGACCACTTGTCTCGCTTCTTCTCTGCTTTCCCTCAAGTTTCTCAGAAGCAGTTTCATCTCCTCTCTATTGATGCCAAAACTGCCGATACATCTGATCCCTATTGGCTCCTGCGAGAAGCCCTTCGTCGCTCTGTTCACCTCCTATCCTCTCTACTCTCTTCGCTGCATCCACGCCCCTCTGCTCTCGTCTTCGATATGTTGGTAGCCTCTTCCATCACTCCAGTAGCTGCAGACCTGGATCTACCAAATTACATGCTGTTCACTTCATCAGCAAAAATGTTCTCTCTCTTTGCATACTTGCCTTCCAATCCAGATTTGGCTCAATCTAGTGAGATTCGTATTCCTGGTATTGTACCAATACCCAGGTCCTGGATTCCTCCTCCACTTCTGAACCCAGATAGtctgttttcaaaaatattcaTGGGAGATGGTAAGGAAGTAGTTAACGTAAAAGGTGTTTTGATCAACACATTTGAAGGACTGGAATCAGACACCTTAGATGCACTTACTGGTGGAAAAGTAGTATCTGGGTTGTCACCATTGTCCACCGTTCAACTCTTGCCGTGTGAATTTGAGAGAAGAGAATCAGGAGCACAATTGGAGTGGCTCAATGAGCAGGAAACAGAGTCAGTGGTGTTTGTGAGTTTTGGAAGCAGAACAGCCCTGTCAAGGGATCAAATAAGAGAGTTAGGGGAGGGATTGGTTAAAAGTGGGTATAAATTCTTGTGGGTATTGAAGGACAAGATAGTTGAcaaggaagaagaggagagttTAGATCAGGTTCTTGGTCATGAGCTATTGGAGAAGGTTAAAGAGAAAGGATTGGTGGTGAAGGAGTGGGCAGACCAAGGAGAGATACTGAGTCACAAGGCAGTGGGTGGGTTTGTGAGTCATTGTGGTTGGAACTCAGTGGCGGAGTCAGCCTGGACCGGGGTGCGGATGCTGGCTTGGCCTCAACATGGTGATCAGAAGATTAATGCAGATGTAGTTGAAAGAAGCGGGCTGGGTTTGTGGGTGAAGGACTGGGGATGGTCTGGAGAAGAGGTGGTGAAGGGAGATGATATTGCAGAGAGAATCAAAGAAATGATGGGAAGCGAGCAGCTTAAACTGCAAGCGAAACGCGTTGGAGAAGAAGCAAGGAAGGCTGTTGGTGCTGGAGGGAGTTGTGAGAATGCACTGAAACTACTCATCCGTGAGTGGAAGAACAACTG GGAAAGAGTGGAATGGTAA
- the LOC119992246 gene encoding uncharacterized protein LOC119992246, with product MGSSSFLPLSQNQFRIPQTKFAVCEPHKITQVAFSKKPTTPSPSSPSYSLSCQVLHRCVPFAASVSILLCSGPAKAGFLSGFPGLESVPGPKLPEIEFLNRFNEENQKKYAEDDARFKSSPLLKKLLEQSKLNKEKNRQEIQDKYCLRGAEWGVGDCSAEAMSPEDREKFISMLKQKAGLSE from the exons ATGGGTTCGTCTTCATTCTTGCCGCTCTCACAAAACCAATTCCGGATTCCACAAACCAAATTCGCAGTCTGCGAACCTCATAAGATAACCCAAGTCGCCTTCTCCAAAAAACCCACaactccttctccttcttctccctCCTACTCATTATCTTGCCAAGTTCTTCACCGGTGTGTTCCCTTCGCTGCTTCAGTTTCCATTCTTTTGTGTTCAGGTCCAG CTAAGGCTGGATTCCTGTCTGGATTCCCTGGATTAGAATCGGTACCTGGACCCAAGTTACCAGAAATTGAGTTTCTGAATCGTTTCAATG AGGAAAACCAGAAGAAATATGCTGAAGATGATGCAAGATTTAAATCCTCTCCATTGCTGAAGAAGTTGCTCGAGCAATCCAAGCTGAATAAAGAAAA GAACCGGCAAGAAATTCAGGACAAGTACTGCCTTCGTGGCGCAGAGTGGGGGGTCGGGGATTGTTCAGCGGAGGCAATGTCGCCGGAGGACAGAGAGAAGTTCATTTCAATGCTCAAGCAGAAAGCTGGATTAAGTGAATGA
- the LOC119992118 gene encoding protein GDAP2 homolog isoform X1 — MYRSAATATTTRGGLPTDSGDSVVTLDQVPRWSDVEHRSSLDYENEDPSFSNPYFPDPLTSSSEAGGSGNWMVSRFPVDHEINSKIYLWRGHPWNLEVDAVVNSTNENLDEAHSSPGLHAAAGPGLAEECATLGGCRTGMAKVTKAYELPARRVIHTVGPKYAVKYHTAAENALSHCYRSCLELLIENGLQSIAMGCIYTEAKNYPREPAAHVAIRTIRRSLEKLKDKISAVVFCTTTSSDTEIYKRLLPLYFPRDKHEEDVAISKLPADVGDENGETTIDERKIRIKQLPQKSVPKPAEDPVELPVTDVGLVRRNSHYLDSYLDPAFMSLIKDPDQRRTEQWEKSAQAQSRFNCAKLLGFGDLGGPSLSAAEEYSLHSRYLSKANSLNLSEIAEMKIVYRGGVDSEGRPVMVVVGAHFLLRCLDLERFVLYVVKEFEPLIQKPYTIVYFHSAASLQIQPAMGWMRRLQQVLGRKHQRNLHAIYVLHPTFHLKATVFTLQLLVDNVVWKKVVYVDRLLQLFRYVPREQLTIPDFVFQHDIEVNGGKGLTVDPRTKYVYHRP, encoded by the exons ATGTATCGGAGTGCAGCCACAGCCACAACCACCAGGGGTGGATTACCAACCGATAGTGGGGACTCTGTTGTTACTTTGGATCAAGTTCCACGTTGGAGTGATGTAGAGCATCGATCATCATTGGACTATGAGAATGAAGATCCGTCATTTTCAAATCCTTATTTTCCCGATCCGTTGACATCGTCTTCAGAGGCAGGAGGTAGTGGCAATTGGATGGTGTCAAGATTTCCTGTGGATCATGAAATTAACTCAAAAATTTATCTGTGGAGAGGCCACCCTTGGAATCTCGAGGTGGATGCTGTGGTGAATTCTACGAATGAG AACTTGGATGAAGCACATAGCAGCCCTGGTTTGCATGCAGCAGCTGGTCCTGGACTTGCCGAAGAATGTGCTACACTG GGGGGTTGCCGAACAGGGATGGCCAAAGTTACCAAGGCATATGAGCTTCCTGCTAG GCGGGTTATCCATACTGTTGGTCCGAAATATGCAGTGAAATATCATACTGCTGCGGAGAATGCCTTGAGTCACTGCTACCGGTCTTGCCTTGAGCTACTCATTGAAAATGGTCTTCAAAG CATTGCGATGGGCTGTATATATACTGAAGCTAAAAACTACCCGCGTGAACCAGCTGCACATGTGGCCATAA GAACTATCCGGCGTTCGCTTGAGAAGCTGAAAGATAAGATAAGTGCAGTTGTTTTTTGTACAACAACATCATCCGATACTGAAATATATAAGAG ATTGCTTCCACTTTACTTCCCTCGAGATAAGCATGAAGAAGATGTTGCCATATCAAAGCTTCCTGCAGATGTTGGGGATGAGAATGGTGAAACAACAATAGATGAACGCAAAATAAGAATAAAGCAATTGCCTCAAAAATCTGTTCCAAAACCAGCTGAAGATCCAGTAGAACTTCCTGTTACCGATGTTGGCTTGGTACGAAG AAACTCTCATTATCTGGATTCATATTTGGATCCTGCCTTCATGTCCTTAATCAAAGATCCAGATCAGAGACGAACAGAACAATGGGAAAAAAGTGCTCAAGCTCAAAGTAGATTTAATTGTGCCAAGTTACTTGGATTTGGTGACCTTGGTGGACCTTCTTTATCAGCTGCTGAGGAATACTCTCTCCATTCCCGATATCTATCGAAAGCAAATTCTCTAAATCTCTCAGAAATTGCAGAGATGAAAATTGT TTACCGGGGTGGTGTGGACAGTGAGGGTCGTCCAGTAATGGTGGTCGTGGGAGCACATTTTTTGCTCCGATGTCTTGATTTGGAGCGATTTGTTCTTTACGTAGTCAAG GAATTTGAACCGTTGATACAGAAGCCTTATACTATTGTTTACTTCCATTCTGCAGCATCTTTGCAAAT tcaaCCAGCCATGGGATGGATGAGAAGATTGCAGCAAGTTCTTGGTCGGAAACACCAACGAAATCTTCAT GCAATATACGTTCTCCACCCGACATTTCATCTGAAGGCCACAGTGTTCACTTTACAGTTACTTGTAGACAATGTG GTTTGGAAGAAAGTCGTCTACGTTGATCGTCTTCTGCAGCTGTTTAGATATGTTCCTCGCGAACAGTTGACTATCCCTGACTTTGTTTTCCA GCACGATATAGAAGTGAATGGAGGAAAGGGTCTTACTGTGGATCCCAGGACAAAGTATGTATATCACCGACCGTAG
- the LOC119992118 gene encoding ganglioside-induced differentiation-associated protein 2 isoform X2, with protein MYRSAATATTTRGGLPTDSGDSVVTLDQVPRWSDVEHRSSLDYENEDPSFSNPYFPDPLTSSSEAGGSGNWMVSRFPVDHEINSKIYLWRGHPWNLEVDAVVNSTNENLDEAHSSPGLHAAAGPGLAEECATLGGCRTGMAKVTKAYELPARRVIHTVGPKYAVKYHTAAENALSHCYRSCLELLIENGLQSIAMGCIYTEAKNYPREPAAHVAIRTIRRSLEKLKDKISAVVFCTTTSSDTEIYKRLLPLYFPRDKHEEDVAISKLPADVGDENGETTIDERKIRIKQLPQKSVPKPAEDPVELPVTDVGLVRSYRGGVDSEGRPVMVVVGAHFLLRCLDLERFVLYVVKEFEPLIQKPYTIVYFHSAASLQIQPAMGWMRRLQQVLGRKHQRNLHAIYVLHPTFHLKATVFTLQLLVDNVVWKKVVYVDRLLQLFRYVPREQLTIPDFVFQHDIEVNGGKGLTVDPRTKYVYHRP; from the exons ATGTATCGGAGTGCAGCCACAGCCACAACCACCAGGGGTGGATTACCAACCGATAGTGGGGACTCTGTTGTTACTTTGGATCAAGTTCCACGTTGGAGTGATGTAGAGCATCGATCATCATTGGACTATGAGAATGAAGATCCGTCATTTTCAAATCCTTATTTTCCCGATCCGTTGACATCGTCTTCAGAGGCAGGAGGTAGTGGCAATTGGATGGTGTCAAGATTTCCTGTGGATCATGAAATTAACTCAAAAATTTATCTGTGGAGAGGCCACCCTTGGAATCTCGAGGTGGATGCTGTGGTGAATTCTACGAATGAG AACTTGGATGAAGCACATAGCAGCCCTGGTTTGCATGCAGCAGCTGGTCCTGGACTTGCCGAAGAATGTGCTACACTG GGGGGTTGCCGAACAGGGATGGCCAAAGTTACCAAGGCATATGAGCTTCCTGCTAG GCGGGTTATCCATACTGTTGGTCCGAAATATGCAGTGAAATATCATACTGCTGCGGAGAATGCCTTGAGTCACTGCTACCGGTCTTGCCTTGAGCTACTCATTGAAAATGGTCTTCAAAG CATTGCGATGGGCTGTATATATACTGAAGCTAAAAACTACCCGCGTGAACCAGCTGCACATGTGGCCATAA GAACTATCCGGCGTTCGCTTGAGAAGCTGAAAGATAAGATAAGTGCAGTTGTTTTTTGTACAACAACATCATCCGATACTGAAATATATAAGAG ATTGCTTCCACTTTACTTCCCTCGAGATAAGCATGAAGAAGATGTTGCCATATCAAAGCTTCCTGCAGATGTTGGGGATGAGAATGGTGAAACAACAATAGATGAACGCAAAATAAGAATAAAGCAATTGCCTCAAAAATCTGTTCCAAAACCAGCTGAAGATCCAGTAGAACTTCCTGTTACCGATGTTGGCTTGGTACGAAG TTACCGGGGTGGTGTGGACAGTGAGGGTCGTCCAGTAATGGTGGTCGTGGGAGCACATTTTTTGCTCCGATGTCTTGATTTGGAGCGATTTGTTCTTTACGTAGTCAAG GAATTTGAACCGTTGATACAGAAGCCTTATACTATTGTTTACTTCCATTCTGCAGCATCTTTGCAAAT tcaaCCAGCCATGGGATGGATGAGAAGATTGCAGCAAGTTCTTGGTCGGAAACACCAACGAAATCTTCAT GCAATATACGTTCTCCACCCGACATTTCATCTGAAGGCCACAGTGTTCACTTTACAGTTACTTGTAGACAATGTG GTTTGGAAGAAAGTCGTCTACGTTGATCGTCTTCTGCAGCTGTTTAGATATGTTCCTCGCGAACAGTTGACTATCCCTGACTTTGTTTTCCA GCACGATATAGAAGTGAATGGAGGAAAGGGTCTTACTGTGGATCCCAGGACAAAGTATGTATATCACCGACCGTAG